In candidate division WOR-3 bacterium, the genomic stretch CCCGAACCTTTGAAGATATGGACCAAGACAGAGGAAGGGGTTCTGGGAGCGCATATCTCGGCATTACTGCCCACCGGCGCAGACGCCGAGGTTTCGTACGAGCTTTCGAAGGTCAATCAGACCTCCAACATATATCAGGATGAAAACTACTACGAGGGCAATGTTTTCTTCTCACTGTCACAGCCCATTTTGGGAAATTTTCTTCCCCGAAATGAAATAAAATACTACGAAAGAAAATACGAGAGAGAGCTCAGAAATTTGGAAAGAACTGAAAGAAATGTTCTGTCGTCGCTTAGGGCTAATTACGTCGATTTATACATACTCCAGCGCTCATTCCAGACTTTCAGTTCAATGGAGAGCCTTGCGTCGAGACAGTACGGCGAACTTGAACACCTCTACAGAAGCGGTTATGTAGAAGAAGTTGAACTTCTCAGGGACCAGAGCAGACTCGGCCTGATAATACTTAAAAAACTCGAGACAGACTCAAAAATTTCAGAATGCATGGAGGAACTCACGCTTTTGATAGGAGAAGATTCTTTCATCGCTATCGAACCGGAAAAGCCTGACTTTGCAGGCAATATCATGCCTCTTGCGCAATATGAACTTGAAAATCTTGAAGATGACATTGAAGACGCGGTTTACCTTCTCGAAAAGGAAAAATCCAACACGGGTATCTCGCTCGATCTTTCCGGATACTACGGTTTAGACGGAAGGGACGAGGAGACTGTCGCCCTCTACGACGTTGAGGAGAACAGATGGGGAATCGCCGCCGGTATTACTGTGCCGATATTTCAGTTTTCAGACAGGGAGAGGATAAAGGCGCTCGAATATTCACTGTCGGCGCTCAGAGAGAGAAAAGCCGGAGCAGAGGAGGAGCTGGAAACGGAGAGAAGAAAAATCGAGACTGATGCCCAAAGACTCCTGGTCAGACTCGAAATTGCTAAAGCGACTTTCGGAGCGGCTGAAAAAGCGCTCTTGAGGACTCCGTGGGAGATGACTTCACCTTCCGAACAG encodes the following:
- a CDS encoding TolC family protein; this translates as PEPLKIWTKTEEGVLGAHISALLPTGADAEVSYELSKVNQTSNIYQDENYYEGNVFFSLSQPILGNFLPRNEIKYYERKYERELRNLERTERNVLSSLRANYVDLYILQRSFQTFSSMESLASRQYGELEHLYRSGYVEEVELLRDQSRLGLIILKKLETDSKISECMEELTLLIGEDSFIAIEPEKPDFAGNIMPLAQYELENLEDDIEDAVYLLEKEKSNTGISLDLSGYYGLDGRDEETVALYDVEENRWGIAAGITVPIFQFSDRERIKALEYSLSALRERKAGAEEELETERRKIETDAQRLLVRLEIAKATFGAAEKALLRTPWEMTSPSEQLSYLQDYTDALEAYGAVLKELLVLDLNFVNK